One genomic segment of Novisyntrophococcus fermenticellae includes these proteins:
- a CDS encoding carbohydrate kinase family protein, with amino-acid sequence MGGKGITVAGTLICDNYYMVDTYPKQGHLTNIRGVERGVGGIGNLIMDLAKLDENLSLKVSAVVGTGSNGRFVLNTLKTLPNINIDNVTTEGSTSMTIAMEANDNKQRTFFYLPAASDIYDESYIDWDKVEADIFHLEYLLLLKKVDEEDPVYGTHGAKILHDAKKRGMKTSIDIVSEENFERMRKVVRPALKYTDYCIINEVEAEGITGISLTANETLLEQNVPRALEELERLGVSEWAVIHSPPCSFGLDVRTKEIKSVSSLKLPEGYIKSTTGAGDAFCSGVLYSAYKGFGLEHALQLGTGCAACSLSDIGGWAGLRPYKDVMKEYLLYIAP; translated from the coding sequence ATGGGCGGAAAAGGGATTACGGTGGCGGGAACTTTGATTTGTGATAATTATTACATGGTGGATACATATCCCAAGCAAGGGCATCTGACGAATATCCGAGGGGTGGAAAGAGGCGTGGGAGGGATCGGAAACCTCATTATGGATCTGGCAAAATTAGATGAAAATCTTTCATTAAAGGTAAGTGCCGTAGTTGGCACAGGGAGTAATGGACGATTTGTCTTGAATACGCTTAAGACGCTTCCGAATATCAATATTGATAATGTAACCACGGAAGGCAGCACTTCCATGACAATTGCGATGGAGGCAAATGATAACAAACAGAGGACTTTCTTTTATCTGCCAGCCGCCAGTGATATATATGATGAGAGCTATATAGACTGGGACAAAGTGGAAGCAGATATTTTTCATTTGGAATATCTTCTTCTTCTGAAGAAAGTCGATGAAGAAGACCCGGTATATGGAACGCATGGCGCGAAAATACTGCATGATGCGAAAAAAAGAGGGATGAAGACTTCTATTGATATTGTATCGGAAGAAAATTTTGAAAGGATGAGGAAAGTCGTCAGACCGGCTCTTAAATATACAGATTACTGTATTATAAATGAAGTAGAAGCAGAAGGAATTACGGGAATCAGCCTGACAGCAAATGAAACGTTGCTTGAGCAAAATGTTCCCCGGGCACTGGAGGAGTTAGAAAGGCTTGGAGTTTCGGAGTGGGCGGTAATCCATTCGCCTCCGTGTAGTTTTGGACTGGATGTCCGTACAAAGGAAATAAAGAGCGTATCAAGTCTGAAGCTGCCCGAAGGATATATTAAAAGTACCACAGGTGCCGGTGATGCATTTTGCAGCGGCGTACTCTACAGCGCCTATAAAGGATTCGGGCTGGAGCATGCCTTACAATTGGGAACCGGCTGTGCTGCATGTTCCCTGTCGGATATCGGCGGATGGGCAGGGCTTCGTCCGTATAAGGATGTCATGAAAGAGTATCTTCTTTATATAGCTCCATAA
- a CDS encoding class II fructose-bisphosphate aldolase, with the protein MLVNLKEVMECGIKGGYAVGAFNVTNLETLIAVTDAARETGKGVILQYAEVHQPYITLDVIGPIMIEFAKKASVPICVHLDHGSCIESCMQAMRLGFTSVMIDASSSDYEKNAATTREVVRWAHSVNVTVEAELGHIFSSDGKTSQSEESGRRKSDFINVEDAYTDPEMAKDFVKTTGVDALAIAFGTTHGIYTRKPVLDLNRIRAIRECVDIPLVMHGGSGLSKEEFQTAIRNGIRKINYYTYVSLAGAKAVKKVLDKADPEDNIFFHDIPLLGIQAMKEDIKRAIRIFSLEV; encoded by the coding sequence ATGCTGGTAAATCTAAAAGAAGTTATGGAATGCGGAATAAAGGGAGGCTATGCGGTCGGGGCCTTTAACGTAACGAACCTGGAAACACTCATTGCTGTTACAGATGCGGCCCGGGAGACGGGCAAAGGGGTCATCCTTCAGTATGCGGAAGTGCACCAGCCATACATTACGCTGGACGTCATTGGTCCAATTATGATTGAATTTGCGAAGAAAGCTTCTGTTCCCATATGTGTACATCTGGATCACGGTTCCTGTATAGAAAGCTGTATGCAGGCAATGCGTCTGGGGTTCACGTCGGTTATGATAGATGCCTCTTCCTCCGATTATGAGAAGAATGCTGCCACAACAAGGGAGGTTGTGAGATGGGCGCATTCTGTGAACGTGACTGTGGAGGCGGAGCTCGGACATATCTTTTCCTCAGACGGGAAAACTTCCCAAAGTGAAGAGAGCGGCAGGAGAAAATCGGATTTTATCAATGTGGAGGATGCATATACAGATCCGGAAATGGCAAAGGATTTTGTGAAAACTACGGGAGTGGATGCTCTTGCCATAGCGTTTGGTACAACGCATGGAATCTATACCAGGAAACCGGTTCTGGATTTAAATCGTATCCGGGCAATCAGGGAGTGTGTGGATATCCCTCTTGTCATGCATGGGGGATCAGGGTTAAGTAAAGAAGAATTCCAGACAGCCATCAGGAACGGAATCCGTAAAATCAATTACTACACCTATGTTTCTCTGGCGGGAGCAAAGGCGGTGAAAAAGGTACTTGACAAGGCAGATCCGGAAGACAATATATTCTTTCATGATATTCCTTTGCTTGGTATACAGGCCATGAAAGAGGATATCAAAAGAGCAATCCGGATTTTTAGCCTGGAAGTATAA